The following proteins are encoded in a genomic region of Paenibacillus antri:
- a CDS encoding sensor histidine kinase, producing the protein MKAPRLGKLPNLFGSMLIRTKILISNLFLIVLMAIAIGTLAIYAARSFTEIQTRDLTQQLVHQASDNIEYRAKTLVGSTVSLLGNNRLKSIVAGEPSSEEGNSASIRLRAGTLLSEFGNGNEYIRALIVRTSGGMTYWWENRDGGAGRMTELGAAHLAKDAEARLGGTSPHLLWSASPRDEDEILFARSFIDLSHVSRSYGVIVILLDSRYFWDLSARDSLILRENTAIIDESGGFITGGTYPKLREAVSLSEADRGGNAAFAESRIVTMQGSKYLVTQKKRSPDGWTIVCLIPMALLFGKIRLLQLVIVLITFAAVIVSAIVAVYLSKSTTRGIKMLERTMRRVEDGDFGVRIKPAGQDEAGVLALRFNTMLDRIDELIRTVYKERMEKQQAEFSVLLAQINPHFLYNSLGTIRWYANMKRQPEIERMTASLIGLLKSSVRKSSELHTLREELQDIGNYIDLQKIGYGDAFSVRYDVDESLMQYKVLHLTLQPLVENAILHGLEMSKGGGLITIRGWREAERLLLTVEDNGVGMEVERFNEMLAGPDRRSSYPGLHSIGIRGVHERIRLYFGEAFGLSYKSEPGKGTEAIVTLPAIEGAKGDEPHVESDDRRG; encoded by the coding sequence ATGAAGGCGCCGCGCCTGGGGAAGCTTCCGAATCTGTTCGGAAGCATGTTGATCCGGACGAAAATATTGATATCCAATCTGTTTCTGATTGTCTTGATGGCGATCGCGATCGGGACGCTTGCGATTTATGCCGCTCGCTCATTCACCGAAATCCAGACCAGGGATCTGACGCAGCAACTCGTTCATCAGGCTTCCGACAACATCGAATACCGCGCCAAGACGCTGGTCGGATCGACCGTCAGTTTGCTCGGTAACAACCGACTGAAGTCGATCGTCGCGGGGGAACCGTCCTCGGAAGAGGGAAATTCCGCGTCGATCCGGCTTCGGGCGGGTACGCTGTTGTCCGAATTCGGCAACGGCAACGAGTATATCCGGGCCTTGATCGTCCGAACCTCCGGCGGGATGACCTACTGGTGGGAAAATCGCGACGGCGGCGCCGGTCGGATGACCGAGCTCGGAGCGGCGCACCTGGCGAAGGACGCCGAAGCGAGGCTTGGCGGGACGAGCCCGCACCTGCTATGGTCGGCGTCCCCGCGGGACGAGGACGAAATTTTGTTCGCCCGGTCGTTTATCGATTTAAGCCATGTCAGCCGCAGCTACGGCGTAATCGTCATCCTGCTCGACTCCCGCTATTTCTGGGATCTGAGCGCGAGGGACTCGCTGATTCTCCGCGAGAACACGGCGATCATCGACGAGTCCGGCGGATTCATTACCGGCGGCACGTACCCGAAGCTGCGGGAAGCAGTCAGCCTTTCGGAGGCGGACCGGGGCGGAAATGCGGCGTTCGCGGAGAGCCGGATCGTAACGATGCAGGGCAGCAAATATCTGGTGACGCAGAAGAAGCGATCGCCGGACGGATGGACGATCGTCTGCCTTATTCCGATGGCGCTGCTCTTTGGCAAAATCCGCCTGCTCCAGCTCGTCATCGTGCTGATCACGTTCGCGGCCGTCATCGTGTCCGCCATCGTCGCGGTCTACCTGTCGAAGTCGACCACCAGGGGCATCAAAATGCTGGAGCGGACGATGCGCCGCGTCGAGGACGGCGATTTCGGCGTCCGCATCAAGCCGGCGGGACAGGACGAAGCGGGGGTGCTCGCCCTACGGTTTAACACGATGCTGGACCGGATCGACGAGTTGATCAGGACGGTTTACAAGGAGCGCATGGAGAAGCAGCAGGCCGAATTCTCGGTGCTGCTTGCGCAGATCAACCCCCATTTTCTGTACAACTCGCTGGGAACGATTCGGTGGTATGCCAATATGAAGCGACAGCCTGAAATCGAGCGAATGACGGCGTCGCTCATCGGTCTGCTTAAGTCTTCCGTCCGAAAGTCGAGCGAGTTGCATACGTTACGGGAGGAACTGCAGGATATCGGCAATTATATCGATTTGCAAAAGATCGGCTACGGCGACGCCTTCTCCGTCCGTTACGACGTGGACGAGTCGCTCATGCAGTACAAGGTGCTGCACTTGACGCTTCAACCGCTCGTGGAGAACGCGATTCTGCACGGGCTCGAAATGTCGAAAGGCGGCGGCCTGATTACGATCCGCGGCTGGCGGGAGGCGGAGCGGCTGCTGCTGACGGTGGAGGACAACGGCGTCGGCATGGAAGTGGAGCGTTTCAACGAAATGCTGGCCGGACCGGACAGGCGATCGTCTTATCCAGGCCTGCACAGCATCGGCATTCGCGGCGTGCACGAGCGGATTCGATTGTATTTCGGGGAAGCGTTCGGCCTCAGTTACAAGAGCGAGCCCGGCAAGGGGACGGAGGCTATCGTGACGCTGCCGGCGATCGAAGGAGCGAAAGGAGACGAACCGCATGTTGAAAGCGATGATCGTAGAGGATAA
- a CDS encoding ABC transporter substrate-binding protein has translation MKETKWIVCTCILLLVTVAGAMTLAGMFREANHPSMLGSGEGGTEPIRLVWLHHFGEDGSRKWIDSGIRKFQETHPGVTVTALPLDGGEYMSMLRMKVATDEMPDLYMLDNIHGGRDLIESGYATDLTGRPFLDRLEPEYLYGSKTEDGRVWTLPIDANGLGVTYNKDAFTRAGIVDIPKTWSEFLDVCRRLEAQGIMPIAAGYKESWTLFWDLGADFIPSSLVANPALIEDLSAGATTFEQSKAAFAGPIERLGERFRYVNANPFETSWDEALAMVADGRAAMIIGGTWSVDGVRSKRADAEIGLFPLPVSDVPGSAKFAMKATGGIVVNPLSRHADLAMELLELFAQPEMGRSLQENKKGISVVKDIGGNLDPALLELHNQYIKPGRTVDWSGVLPDFISPELSRAFHAGIADYLLDPDHDVDAAIRGLDEAFDGIRKPQGNSVGGGNR, from the coding sequence ATGAAAGAAACGAAATGGATCGTTTGCACCTGCATATTGCTGCTCGTCACGGTTGCCGGAGCGATGACATTGGCTGGGATGTTTCGAGAAGCGAACCACCCGTCGATGCTGGGCAGCGGCGAAGGGGGCACTGAACCGATCCGCCTCGTCTGGCTGCATCATTTCGGAGAGGACGGCAGCCGCAAATGGATCGATTCCGGCATCCGAAAGTTTCAGGAGACGCATCCCGGCGTCACGGTTACGGCTCTGCCGCTTGACGGGGGAGAGTACATGTCGATGCTGAGGATGAAGGTGGCCACAGACGAGATGCCGGACCTCTATATGCTGGACAACATTCATGGAGGGCGCGACCTGATCGAGTCTGGATATGCGACCGATCTGACCGGGCGTCCGTTCCTCGATCGACTCGAACCTGAGTATTTGTACGGATCCAAGACCGAGGATGGACGAGTATGGACGCTGCCGATCGACGCGAACGGACTGGGCGTGACGTACAACAAAGATGCCTTTACCCGTGCAGGTATCGTCGACATACCTAAGACATGGAGCGAATTTCTAGATGTGTGCCGCCGGTTGGAGGCGCAAGGCATCATGCCGATCGCAGCCGGCTATAAGGAAAGCTGGACGCTGTTCTGGGATCTCGGCGCCGACTTCATTCCGTCGTCGTTGGTTGCGAACCCTGCCTTGATCGAAGACCTGAGCGCCGGAGCGACGACGTTCGAGCAGAGCAAGGCGGCCTTCGCGGGCCCGATCGAACGGTTGGGCGAGCGCTTTCGCTACGTGAACGCGAATCCGTTCGAGACAAGCTGGGACGAGGCGCTGGCGATGGTCGCGGACGGGCGGGCGGCCATGATCATCGGCGGCACATGGAGCGTAGACGGCGTGCGGTCCAAGCGCGCGGACGCGGAGATCGGCTTGTTCCCGTTGCCGGTATCCGACGTGCCCGGCTCTGCGAAATTCGCCATGAAAGCGACGGGCGGCATTGTGGTCAATCCGCTTTCCCGGCATGCCGATCTTGCCATGGAACTGCTGGAGCTGTTCGCCCAGCCGGAAATGGGACGTTCGCTGCAGGAGAATAAAAAAGGAATCTCCGTCGTTAAGGACATCGGCGGCAATCTCGATCCCGCGCTCCTGGAGCTCCATAATCAGTATATAAAGCCCGGCCGCACGGTGGACTGGTCGGGCGTCCTTCCGGATTTCATCAGCCCCGAGCTGAGCCGCGCATTTCACGCGGGGATAGCCGACTACCTGCTCGATCCGGATCATGACGTAGACGCCGCCATCCGCGGGCTCGACGAAGCTTTCGACGGAATCCGCAAGCCTCAGGGGAATTCCGTAGGAGGGGGCAACCGATGA
- a CDS encoding response regulator transcription factor — protein MYKVMLIDDDVLMLKFLRQLIDWEKLGLRICADAYSSVKALDKFKQEKPDIVVSDIGLPQMNGLQLADRFKSLKPDVRIIFLTCYEDFHYLKQALHMNADDYLLKDQLIATQLEDTLKRSMKAIEDHIGFDAQSAYREDFKRNLDVLKTSFFDQLVKGSSDEHSLLGYAERLGMKWDYPLFKLSIGNIAYSSLISRYPCKDVEVLRYSVYNIASELSERHEGIYVFHYKGEVAVLLNFRSAVTTKPQEYLEAYIREVRRACMEFLKIDLHFIHAPDSPMLGAIRDVYKRMLRNKHHAFYSDPTYVEWSSKQDVYHPAGHLFDAVKKGLIKAVQEGNDASLNQSLLQMQETAREQRINPQEWIQSCVDTVRFLELKFANKTADEAFYSVLESTLSSNDLLSLMKWKLSELMGEVHAPVETGLQEAKLRAVDQYIISNLSENVGSLEMAQHLGLNASYFSRYFKRLTGENFTDYVHKFKMGIAAKMLENTDDMVESVAMKLGYYERSYFSKIFKKYTGVTPSELRNKGR, from the coding sequence GTGTACAAGGTCATGCTCATTGATGACGACGTTCTCATGTTGAAGTTTTTACGCCAGTTGATCGACTGGGAGAAGCTTGGTTTGAGGATTTGTGCGGATGCTTACTCCAGCGTGAAAGCGCTGGACAAGTTCAAACAGGAGAAACCCGATATCGTCGTATCGGATATCGGATTGCCGCAAATGAACGGTCTCCAACTGGCCGATCGGTTCAAAAGCTTGAAACCGGATGTCAGAATCATTTTTTTAACCTGTTATGAGGACTTTCATTATCTGAAACAAGCGCTCCATATGAATGCGGATGATTACTTGCTCAAAGACCAGTTAATCGCTACGCAGTTGGAGGACACCCTTAAGAGATCCATGAAAGCGATTGAAGACCATATCGGATTCGATGCCCAGTCCGCGTATCGGGAAGATTTCAAACGAAATCTGGACGTATTAAAGACTTCTTTCTTCGACCAGTTGGTCAAAGGGAGCAGCGATGAGCATTCGCTGCTCGGCTATGCGGAGCGGCTTGGCATGAAATGGGACTATCCCCTGTTCAAACTATCGATCGGAAATATCGCATATTCTAGTCTGATCTCCCGATATCCGTGCAAGGATGTCGAAGTCCTAAGATATTCGGTTTACAACATCGCTTCCGAATTGTCCGAACGGCATGAAGGAATCTACGTCTTTCACTACAAGGGGGAGGTAGCGGTGCTATTAAATTTCCGAAGCGCCGTGACGACCAAACCCCAAGAGTACTTGGAGGCTTATATTCGCGAAGTAAGGCGCGCATGTATGGAATTTTTGAAAATCGATCTGCATTTTATTCACGCGCCGGACTCGCCCATGTTGGGAGCGATTCGCGATGTTTACAAGCGAATGTTGCGAAACAAACACCATGCTTTCTATTCGGATCCAACCTATGTCGAGTGGAGCTCGAAACAAGACGTATATCATCCGGCGGGTCACTTGTTCGATGCGGTAAAGAAAGGGCTGATCAAGGCCGTTCAGGAAGGGAACGACGCATCGCTGAATCAGTCCCTGCTGCAGATGCAAGAGACCGCGAGGGAGCAACGGATCAACCCGCAGGAATGGATACAATCATGCGTGGATACCGTGCGCTTTCTGGAGTTAAAGTTCGCGAATAAGACGGCGGACGAAGCCTTTTATAGCGTATTGGAATCTACGCTGTCTAGTAACGACCTCTTGAGTTTAATGAAGTGGAAACTGTCGGAGCTTATGGGCGAAGTTCACGCGCCGGTCGAGACGGGACTGCAGGAGGCGAAGCTGCGAGCGGTCGACCAATATATCATTAGCAATTTGTCGGAGAACGTCGGCTCCCTTGAGATGGCCCAGCACTTAGGATTGAATGCGAGCTACTTTTCCCGCTACTTTAAGCGGCTGACAGGGGAGAACTTCACGGACTACGTTCACAAATTTAAGATGGGCATCGCGGCGAAGATGTTAGAGAACACGGACGATATGGTCGAGTCCGTCGCAATGAAGCTGGGATATTATGAGAGGAGCTACTTTTCCAAAATTTTCAAGAAGTATACCGGAGTGACCCCGTCGGAGCTGCGCAATAAGGGAAGATGA
- a CDS encoding cache domain-containing sensor histidine kinase, translating to MRKLFRSSYYRKIQIYFIVLVLLPIVTVSILSYTTNKETMMDNIRLTNKGVLEVMAKEMEETIEDLSYASLLFVENDELHTYLERYSHVERIVDFEDYRMFTDLENLLSLVSVKTSQPYIHMFLANEHGLIISTPGFFSRGKTVDQLRNHWGLIRPKVELDSTGHLQWLGEISSHTYPERYYYGTRVIRDPSNRNILGILNVGISEKYFYELFRSVPTGKFALFREGKRFAGSEDVALRPMQPNKDSIRNSASIPSVGWTLVLETPQEQVTGQLTRTFYISALFIMVLVSIFLVLSVLLARNLHRPIHRLQRLAVQFGSGNRSIRFPVTGDDEINDLGKTLNQMLDQINELIAGIESEQKEKRVMELQALANQIRPHFLLNTLNAMKISLALRQDKFHSEKVASLMMLLRNYLRMDEKATLKEECDVLRHYVSLMEMRNDMRIDFQANLSEEVEDSLVPKLMLQPLIENAIVHGFSERGEHPGIRLSAEKIDGALVIRISDNGVGMSTAHIDDMNRLLEGDGTDEDAASEHIGVTNIARRLQLTYGMQASLRIESNADAGVTIHLRIPIAENPSM from the coding sequence ATGAGGAAGCTGTTTCGGAGTTCTTACTACCGGAAAATACAGATTTATTTTATCGTGCTGGTGTTGCTTCCCATCGTGACCGTATCGATTCTCTCTTACACGACTAACAAAGAAACGATGATGGATAACATTCGTTTAACCAATAAGGGCGTTCTTGAAGTGATGGCGAAAGAAATGGAAGAGACGATCGAGGATTTATCCTATGCGTCGCTTCTATTCGTAGAGAATGATGAATTGCACACCTACCTTGAACGATATTCGCATGTTGAACGAATCGTGGACTTCGAAGACTACCGAATGTTTACCGATCTTGAGAATCTGCTTAGTCTCGTATCCGTGAAGACGTCGCAGCCGTATATCCATATGTTTTTGGCCAATGAACATGGCTTAATCATTTCGACTCCGGGTTTCTTTTCCCGAGGCAAAACCGTAGATCAACTTAGGAACCATTGGGGGTTGATCCGGCCGAAAGTCGAACTTGATTCTACCGGTCATCTTCAATGGCTTGGAGAAATTTCTTCGCATACCTATCCCGAACGTTATTACTATGGAACGAGAGTGATTCGCGACCCTAGTAATCGAAATATATTGGGGATCCTGAATGTCGGCATCTCCGAAAAGTATTTTTACGAATTATTTCGATCGGTTCCTACGGGGAAATTTGCATTATTTCGCGAAGGGAAACGATTTGCCGGTTCCGAGGATGTCGCGCTGAGGCCGATGCAGCCAAACAAGGATAGTATACGAAATAGTGCCTCGATCCCGAGCGTGGGATGGACGCTAGTCTTAGAAACCCCCCAGGAACAAGTGACCGGTCAGTTAACGAGAACGTTCTATATCAGCGCGTTGTTCATTATGGTCCTTGTTTCGATTTTTCTCGTTTTGTCCGTCTTGCTGGCGCGCAATCTGCATCGTCCGATTCATCGGCTTCAACGTTTGGCCGTTCAATTCGGAAGCGGGAACCGGTCCATACGTTTTCCGGTAACCGGAGACGATGAGATCAATGATTTGGGCAAGACATTGAATCAGATGCTCGACCAAATTAACGAGCTCATCGCAGGCATCGAGAGCGAGCAGAAAGAAAAGCGAGTTATGGAGCTTCAGGCGCTCGCGAATCAAATTCGCCCGCACTTCCTGCTCAATACGCTCAATGCGATGAAGATCAGCCTTGCATTACGCCAAGATAAGTTTCATAGCGAGAAAGTCGCTTCTCTTATGATGCTGCTTCGTAATTATTTGCGAATGGATGAGAAGGCTACCTTGAAAGAAGAATGCGACGTTCTTCGTCATTACGTGAGCCTGATGGAGATGCGTAACGACATGCGAATCGACTTTCAGGCTAACCTTTCGGAAGAAGTCGAGGACAGTCTTGTGCCGAAATTAATGCTGCAGCCCTTGATCGAGAATGCGATCGTGCATGGGTTCTCGGAGCGGGGAGAGCATCCCGGCATACGACTGTCGGCCGAGAAAATCGACGGGGCGCTCGTCATCCGGATCTCGGACAATGGGGTGGGGATGTCTACAGCGCATATCGACGACATGAACCGATTGTTGGAAGGGGACGGAACGGATGAAGACGCCGCTTCCGAACATATCGGCGTAACGAATATCGCGAGACGTCTGCAGCTTACGTATGGAATGCAAGCGTCCCTTCGCATCGAATCGAATGCCGACGCCGGCGTTACGATACATCTCCGAATTCCCATTGCCGAAAACCCATCGATGTAG
- a CDS encoding ABC transporter substrate-binding protein, translated as MVLAAAFVLGACGANSANEGNEEGNSGAATDRTTSEEATPEAEAASIKYYNFDNEEQAKSTRALLDQFEQENPNIKVEHVVLVPGNSVEMLKKLDFLISSGEEVDVVSIPSLNAVMERAARGALAPLNELYEKNAIVPEDEYYVNPQIDGTYYGMQYSTGYQFVLLNKDALDAAGLPVPKYGWTWDDFREYAKKLTKDKMYGTYFHTWEMYQNPPAQTIMRDPFRYQDGTTHFSDPTYKYFFQLRKDMESIDKSAKPYADVIAAKLAYRTEFFNGEAAMLLSGSFMIPDPGNVEQYPHTFKTAFAPVPLPPEHALPKEYEGGKYFVGGGHVAMGATSKQKDASFQLMRFLTTVDSEARMEFSGWKKADHEAVLTRLIGDKADMYDVESLKSTLFGSDIQYLDASQVVTTFGSQLAKIQSDGFSRFMLSDESIDDVQKWMVDEATKVIDENK; from the coding sequence ATGGTGCTCGCAGCGGCTTTCGTGCTCGGCGCATGCGGCGCAAACTCCGCGAACGAAGGAAATGAGGAAGGAAATTCAGGGGCCGCAACCGATCGGACAACGTCGGAAGAAGCAACTCCGGAGGCGGAAGCGGCGTCCATCAAGTACTATAACTTCGATAACGAAGAGCAAGCGAAAAGCACAAGAGCGCTTCTCGATCAGTTCGAACAAGAGAATCCGAACATCAAGGTAGAGCATGTTGTCTTGGTGCCGGGCAATTCCGTGGAGATGTTGAAGAAGCTTGACTTCTTGATCTCTTCGGGCGAAGAGGTCGACGTCGTTAGCATTCCCAGCTTGAATGCCGTGATGGAACGGGCCGCCCGCGGAGCGCTTGCGCCGTTGAATGAGCTTTACGAGAAAAACGCGATCGTCCCGGAAGACGAATATTACGTGAATCCGCAGATCGACGGAACGTATTACGGGATGCAATACTCTACGGGTTATCAATTCGTCCTGTTGAATAAGGATGCTCTCGATGCAGCGGGATTGCCGGTTCCGAAATACGGTTGGACGTGGGACGATTTCCGCGAATATGCGAAGAAGCTGACGAAGGACAAGATGTACGGAACCTACTTCCATACTTGGGAGATGTACCAAAATCCGCCGGCTCAAACGATCATGAGAGATCCTTTCCGCTATCAAGACGGGACGACGCACTTCTCGGATCCGACGTACAAGTACTTCTTCCAGCTCCGCAAAGATATGGAGTCGATCGACAAATCGGCCAAGCCTTACGCCGACGTCATCGCCGCGAAGCTCGCTTATCGTACGGAGTTTTTCAACGGCGAAGCCGCGATGCTGCTTTCGGGAAGCTTTATGATTCCGGATCCGGGCAACGTCGAGCAGTACCCTCATACATTCAAAACGGCATTCGCGCCTGTTCCGCTTCCGCCGGAGCACGCGCTTCCGAAAGAGTACGAAGGCGGCAAGTATTTCGTCGGAGGCGGCCATGTCGCGATGGGCGCGACTTCGAAACAGAAGGATGCTTCCTTCCAGCTCATGCGCTTCTTGACCACGGTGGATTCGGAAGCTCGCATGGAGTTCTCCGGCTGGAAGAAGGCCGATCACGAGGCGGTACTGACTCGACTTATCGGGGATAAGGCGGATATGTACGATGTGGAATCGTTGAAGTCGACCTTGTTCGGTTCGGACATTCAATATCTTGACGCTTCTCAGGTCGTCACGACATTCGGCTCGCAATTAGCTAAGATTCAAAGCGATGGATTCAGCCGATTCATGCTTTCCGACGAGTCGATCGACGATGTTCAGAAGTGGATGGTAGACGAAGCGACAAAGGTAATCGACGAGAATAAATAA
- a CDS encoding carbohydrate ABC transporter permease, protein MIWIKNRLSKIITTVIMTALSVFFLIPLLWMTSAAFKFETDVMVFPIQWIPETINVVYNFKAVWMGSVPFYTFYLNSIKISLAVTLLTIAFSSMAAYSLTKLRFRGRDLVFILLLSYMIIPAQATLVPRFLLVRWFGLYDTHASLIMMDMFSIYFTFLLRQFMMGVNNDFIEAARIDGAGHFKIFWSIMLPLCKPILATVGIIKFIWSWNDYQNPLIFLISRELYTIPLGMALFRDDYTNNYAIMMMASLSAIVPLFIVFIALQKHVIKGIALGGVKG, encoded by the coding sequence ATGATCTGGATAAAAAATCGTTTGTCGAAAATCATAACGACCGTAATCATGACGGCGTTGTCCGTGTTTTTCCTCATCCCTTTGCTATGGATGACGTCGGCGGCCTTCAAATTCGAAACCGATGTCATGGTATTTCCGATTCAATGGATTCCTGAAACCATTAACGTGGTATACAATTTTAAAGCGGTGTGGATGGGAAGCGTCCCCTTTTATACCTTTTACCTTAACTCGATTAAGATCTCTTTAGCGGTTACGTTGTTGACGATCGCGTTCTCGTCCATGGCCGCCTACTCGTTAACGAAACTGAGATTTCGGGGAAGGGATCTTGTATTCATCTTGTTGCTGTCCTACATGATTATCCCGGCGCAGGCGACGCTTGTTCCAAGATTTTTATTGGTTCGCTGGTTCGGGCTGTACGATACGCATGCCTCGCTGATCATGATGGACATGTTCTCGATTTATTTCACGTTTCTACTGCGCCAATTCATGATGGGCGTCAATAACGATTTTATCGAAGCGGCGAGAATCGACGGGGCCGGCCATTTCAAAATTTTCTGGTCCATCATGCTTCCCTTGTGTAAACCGATATTAGCAACGGTGGGAATCATTAAATTTATATGGTCGTGGAATGACTATCAGAATCCGTTAATCTTCTTGATCAGCAGAGAACTCTACACGATCCCGCTCGGTATGGCGTTGTTCAGGGATGACTATACGAATAATTACGCGATTATGATGATGGCTTCCTTGTCAGCGATCGTTCCGTTATTTATTGTATTTATTGCGCTGCAGAAGCACGTGATTAAAGGAATCGCGCTCGGCGGGGTGAAAGGTTGA
- a CDS encoding carbohydrate ABC transporter permease — translation MGEFQRHRTVWNQKRKEALTGWLFLLPELIGMLLFNAFALVFSLYLSFTEWDLISGLSGIRFIGLDNYMKMFQDSSIILALKNNLYYTVLTVPVSIAIALVMAVIIHTKVYWQGYFKVVFFIPYISSIIAIATVWSALLHPSLGPVNQFLRRLGIAELPTWLADPDTSLLSIAIISAWAGLGYIIIIYLAGLTNISDELYEAADIDGASELQKFFKITIPMLRPTTFFLFITMLIASFKVFDIIAFLTGGGPHNSSTVVVFRIYEEGFINYNMGYASAISWLLFAIISLITAVTWKFRKEDAA, via the coding sequence GTGGGAGAGTTCCAACGCCACAGAACAGTGTGGAACCAGAAGCGGAAGGAAGCGTTGACGGGGTGGCTGTTTCTTTTGCCGGAATTGATCGGGATGCTTCTATTTAACGCTTTCGCTTTAGTGTTTTCGCTCTATTTAAGTTTTACGGAGTGGGATTTGATTTCCGGCTTATCCGGGATTCGATTTATCGGATTGGATAATTACATGAAGATGTTCCAAGATTCGAGCATTATTCTGGCCTTAAAGAACAATCTATACTATACGGTATTGACGGTGCCGGTCTCGATCGCGATTGCGTTAGTCATGGCGGTAATCATTCATACGAAGGTGTACTGGCAGGGATACTTTAAGGTCGTATTTTTTATTCCCTACATCTCCTCGATCATCGCGATCGCGACGGTCTGGAGCGCGCTGTTACATCCTTCCTTGGGGCCGGTCAATCAGTTCTTGAGGCGTCTCGGGATCGCGGAGCTGCCGACGTGGTTGGCGGACCCGGACACTTCGTTGTTATCGATCGCGATCATAAGCGCGTGGGCGGGGCTCGGGTATATTATCATTATCTATCTGGCCGGATTGACGAACATTTCCGACGAACTGTACGAGGCGGCGGATATCGACGGCGCCTCCGAGCTGCAGAAGTTTTTTAAGATAACGATTCCGATGCTGCGACCGACCACGTTCTTCTTATTCATTACGATGTTAATCGCTTCGTTTAAAGTGTTCGATATCATCGCTTTCTTAACGGGCGGCGGCCCGCATAACTCTTCCACAGTGGTCGTTTTCCGAATCTACGAAGAAGGGTTCATCAACTATAACATGGGGTACGCTTCGGCGATTTCGTGGCTGCTTTTCGCGATTATTTCATTGATTACCGCCGTAACTTGGAAATTCAGAAAAGAAGATGCGGCGTGA